In Rubrivirga marina, the following are encoded in one genomic region:
- a CDS encoding DinB family protein, which yields MPPLPLDLPPGWYNLADRVPRRDQTVRILTHQGQDHRAQFVVAHTSTWPSGASWVLGNDTALAFAEVVRWSPDPNARPPRPARRREAEQTSVKRPRPAILNEALIEVERTGTLLLLLPEAHLDWSPHPDLPTIRTLSWRLVRLVERIGWILELDKLALDLEPALDLEMSAEISEAYAANEESVRRALIGLGPDDMRAPWLLEREGDPVARLPRGDALRTFGLTPLVYYRGQLAELLLALGVGVPDPSPLWPFPGVPVPE from the coding sequence GTGCCGCCCCTTCCCCTCGATCTGCCGCCCGGCTGGTACAACCTCGCCGACCGGGTCCCCAGACGTGACCAGACGGTCCGCATCCTGACCCATCAGGGTCAGGACCACCGCGCTCAGTTCGTCGTGGCTCACACCAGCACGTGGCCGTCCGGAGCGTCGTGGGTCCTGGGGAACGACACGGCCCTCGCATTCGCCGAGGTCGTGCGTTGGTCCCCAGATCCCAACGCTCGGCCCCCCCGTCCGGCCCGACGACGGGAGGCGGAGCAGACGTCCGTGAAACGGCCCCGTCCGGCCATCTTGAACGAGGCCCTCATCGAGGTCGAGCGCACAGGAACGCTCCTCTTGCTGCTCCCGGAGGCGCACCTCGACTGGTCTCCCCACCCCGACCTCCCCACCATCCGGACGCTCTCGTGGCGCCTCGTCCGCCTCGTGGAACGGATCGGGTGGATCTTGGAACTCGACAAGCTGGCGCTCGACCTCGAGCCGGCCCTCGACCTCGAGATGTCGGCCGAGATCAGCGAGGCGTACGCGGCCAACGAGGAGAGCGTCCGGCGGGCGCTGATCGGCCTTGGACCGGACGACATGAGGGCTCCTTGGCTGCTGGAGCGGGAGGGGGACCCGGTCGCGCGACTCCCCCGTGGCGACGCGCTCCGCACGTTCGGGCTCACTCCGCTCGTGTACTACCGGGGCCAGCTGGCGGAGTTGCTCCTGGCGCTCGGCGTCGGCGTGCCCGACCCGTCACCCCTCTGGCCCTTCCCTGGGGTCCCGGTGCCGGAGTAG
- a CDS encoding EAL domain-containing protein, producing MPRTTAERTRHRLTRRYAVAVVSIAVAAIAAHSLIGVALLQRTRDAHVVNLAGRQRMLSQRIAKEAVLLSTGRTGASAATLRALADEWAGTHRGLLDGDASRGLPGLDAPSIRPALDALSDEIARVQRAVEGLTTSAATGDSAQTERHLGEILEAERSFLPRMDRVVFSLDDASVRTSRRLQWVVLSLLVFILALLAAVARYIFRPSIRDVVRALDRVGEQARLLRTVIDAIPDHIYVKDVEGRATLRNVASARALGFDDPKLAVGHTDSESGSALGTAALRDDLEVIRTGVPLLDKEERGEKGEWFVTTKMPLRDDAGDVVGLVGVTRNVTAIREAAAMFEGLVEHSVAGTAIIQDGHMAYVNPRMAEIFGYTVEEMTGLPALSIVHEDDQDLVRENLRRRIEGEATAISYNARGRTKTGRTIHVELAGVGGEHEGRPAVIGTAMDVTEREEVEQTLYHQAHHDPLTGLPNRALFQVRLDVAVERGDRVNDEAGYAVLFIDLDRFKVVNDTLGHSAGDRLLQKVGERIERVVRPRDTVARFGGDEFAVLLDKVAGPEHAERVAARVKDALSSPIRVDGNDLSVGASVGIVMARADHCDADAVLREADLAMYEAKRAGRGRSATYDIVAHGAMSRRLRLEIDLPQAVERDELRLAYQPIVDLTDGALVGFEALVRWEHPEHGLLYPDAFIGAAEDSGQVAAVDRWVLREASRQMAAWREGLADDAVLMLNVNCTGRDLLESDYTDAVRRIRDEGGDPDHLFLEITESVLVEDPDAVTAELRSLQNVGVRFCIDDFGTGYSSLASLHSLPVDRVKVDRSFVAEMAERTESAALVRTIIRLGQILGKSIVAEGIETVAHLEALCGMGCAYGQGYLFSRPLWPDQVSELLASERPPWATYWADADVMAV from the coding sequence ATGCCGAGGACCACCGCTGAGCGGACACGCCACCGTCTGACCCGGCGCTACGCGGTTGCCGTGGTCTCGATCGCGGTCGCCGCCATCGCCGCGCACTCGCTGATCGGGGTAGCGCTGCTCCAACGGACGCGGGACGCACACGTCGTGAACCTCGCCGGACGCCAGCGGATGCTGAGCCAGAGGATCGCCAAAGAGGCCGTCCTCCTGAGCACGGGCCGAACCGGCGCCTCGGCGGCGACCCTTCGAGCTCTCGCGGACGAGTGGGCGGGGACGCACCGCGGTCTCCTCGACGGAGACGCGAGCCGCGGGCTCCCCGGCCTCGACGCTCCCTCCATCCGTCCCGCACTCGACGCCCTCTCCGACGAGATCGCGCGCGTCCAAAGGGCGGTGGAGGGGCTCACCACGTCGGCGGCGACGGGGGACTCCGCACAGACCGAGCGCCACCTCGGCGAGATCCTCGAGGCCGAGCGATCGTTCCTTCCGCGAATGGACCGCGTCGTGTTCTCACTCGACGACGCCTCCGTGCGGACGAGCCGTCGGCTCCAGTGGGTCGTGCTCAGCCTCCTCGTATTCATCCTGGCGCTCCTCGCCGCGGTCGCCCGGTACATTTTCCGCCCCTCGATCCGCGACGTCGTCCGGGCCCTCGATCGGGTGGGGGAGCAGGCACGGCTCCTCCGGACCGTGATCGACGCGATCCCTGACCACATCTACGTCAAGGACGTGGAGGGGCGAGCCACGCTCCGGAACGTCGCCAGCGCACGGGCCCTCGGCTTCGACGACCCCAAGCTCGCCGTGGGGCACACCGACTCCGAATCCGGATCGGCGCTGGGCACCGCGGCCCTCCGCGACGACCTGGAGGTGATCCGCACCGGCGTGCCCCTGTTGGACAAGGAGGAGCGCGGTGAGAAGGGAGAGTGGTTCGTGACGACCAAGATGCCACTCCGCGACGACGCCGGCGACGTCGTCGGACTGGTCGGCGTGACCCGGAACGTGACGGCCATCCGTGAGGCCGCCGCGATGTTCGAGGGGCTCGTGGAGCACTCCGTCGCCGGGACGGCCATCATCCAAGACGGCCACATGGCCTACGTCAACCCCCGCATGGCCGAGATCTTCGGGTACACGGTCGAGGAGATGACGGGCCTCCCCGCCCTCTCGATCGTCCACGAGGACGACCAGGATCTGGTGCGCGAGAACCTCCGCCGCCGGATCGAGGGCGAGGCCACCGCGATCAGCTACAACGCTCGGGGCCGCACGAAGACGGGCCGGACGATCCACGTCGAGTTGGCGGGGGTCGGCGGGGAGCACGAGGGGCGCCCCGCCGTGATCGGCACGGCCATGGACGTCACCGAGCGGGAGGAGGTCGAGCAGACGCTCTACCACCAGGCCCACCACGACCCGCTCACCGGCCTGCCCAACCGTGCGCTCTTCCAGGTGCGACTGGACGTCGCCGTCGAACGGGGGGACCGCGTGAACGACGAGGCCGGCTACGCCGTGCTGTTCATCGACCTCGACCGGTTCAAGGTGGTCAACGACACGCTGGGCCACTCGGCGGGCGACCGACTGTTGCAGAAGGTCGGCGAACGGATCGAGAGGGTGGTCCGTCCCCGTGACACGGTCGCGCGCTTCGGAGGCGACGAGTTCGCCGTTCTCCTCGACAAGGTCGCGGGGCCCGAGCACGCCGAGCGCGTAGCGGCCCGGGTCAAGGACGCCCTCTCCTCCCCCATCCGTGTCGATGGGAATGACCTCTCCGTCGGGGCCTCCGTCGGGATCGTCATGGCACGGGCGGATCACTGCGACGCCGACGCGGTGCTTCGCGAGGCCGACCTCGCGATGTACGAGGCGAAGCGCGCCGGCCGCGGCCGCTCCGCGACCTACGACATCGTCGCCCATGGGGCGATGTCCCGGCGGCTTCGCCTCGAAATAGACCTCCCGCAAGCCGTCGAACGGGACGAGCTCCGCCTGGCCTATCAGCCCATCGTCGATCTCACCGACGGAGCCCTCGTGGGGTTTGAGGCGCTCGTCCGATGGGAACACCCGGAGCACGGCCTGCTCTATCCCGACGCGTTCATCGGCGCGGCGGAGGACAGCGGGCAGGTCGCCGCCGTCGACCGGTGGGTCCTGCGCGAGGCGTCCCGACAGATGGCTGCGTGGCGGGAGGGCCTCGCCGACGACGCGGTCCTGATGCTCAACGTGAACTGCACTGGCCGGGACCTCCTCGAGTCCGACTACACCGACGCCGTCCGGCGGATCCGCGACGAGGGCGGCGACCCCGACCACCTCTTCCTCGAGATCACCGAGTCCGTCCTGGTCGAGGACCCCGACGCCGTGACGGCCGAGCTGAGAAGCCTCCAGAACGTCGGCGTCCGGTTCTGCATCGACGACTTCGGGACCGGGTACTCCTCGCTGGCGAGCCTCCACAGCCTCCCGGTGGACCGGGTCAAGGTCGACCGCTCCTTCGTCGCGGAGATGGCCGAGCGGACGGAGAGCGCGGCGCTGGTGCGCACGATCATCCGGCTCGGCCAGATCCTTGGCAAGTCGATCGTCGCCGAGGGGATCGAGACCGTCGCGCACCTGGAGGCGCTCTGCGGGATGGGCTGCGCCTACGGCCAGGGGTACCTCTTCAGCCGGCCCCTCTGGCCGGACCAAGTGAGCGAGTTGCTCGCCTCGGAGCGGCCTCCGTGGGCGACCTATTGGGCGGACGCCGACGTGATGGCCGTGTAG
- a CDS encoding DUF2254 domain-containing protein, with translation MPPIHARAAATWEAVRASYWFIPSLMTIGAAVLSVALISFDGRVGAEWIREVPFLYGNRPEGARAVLSTIAGSMIGVAGVTFSITIASVVYASGQYGPRLLANFMDDRGNQVTLGTFIATFLYCLLVLRTIRTAAEGEGAVGEFVPHVAILVGLALAVASVGVLIYFIHHVPESIHVSNLVAGVGRDLLGKVDTLFPERIGEGNATREADGEDPESPLPDGFYDDAQRVAADGAGYVSGIDADAVLRLACEHDLLLRIRHRPGDFVADGDTLVLAWPPDHVTDETRDAIRTAFAWGAKRTARQDVRFLIDELVEIAARALSPGVNDPFTAIACLDWLGAALKDLAGRDFPRPERYDDDGALRVVAHPTTFEQFVGGVFGQLRPYLASDRNAALHALKTIGEVAGRVADERQRVALRHEADAILDGADATLALEADRLSVRQRHTEVTRLLSGRVGFEAMTARTDWIGGTA, from the coding sequence GTGCCCCCGATCCACGCCCGCGCCGCCGCTACCTGGGAGGCTGTCCGCGCCAGCTACTGGTTCATCCCGTCGCTCATGACGATCGGCGCGGCCGTGCTGTCGGTCGCGCTGATCAGCTTCGACGGGCGGGTCGGGGCCGAGTGGATCCGCGAGGTCCCGTTCCTGTACGGGAACCGGCCCGAGGGCGCACGGGCGGTCCTCTCGACGATCGCCGGATCGATGATCGGCGTGGCCGGCGTGACGTTCTCGATCACGATCGCGAGCGTGGTCTACGCGAGCGGCCAGTACGGCCCGCGGCTCCTGGCCAACTTCATGGACGACCGGGGCAACCAGGTCACGCTCGGCACCTTTATCGCGACGTTCCTCTACTGCCTCCTCGTGCTCCGCACGATCCGCACGGCGGCGGAAGGGGAGGGGGCCGTAGGCGAGTTCGTTCCGCACGTCGCCATCCTCGTCGGGCTGGCGCTGGCGGTGGCGTCCGTCGGCGTGCTGATCTACTTCATCCACCACGTCCCGGAGAGCATCCACGTCTCGAACCTCGTCGCGGGCGTCGGGCGCGACCTCCTCGGCAAGGTCGACACGCTGTTTCCGGAGCGGATCGGGGAGGGGAACGCGACGCGCGAGGCGGACGGGGAGGACCCCGAGTCGCCCCTCCCGGACGGGTTCTACGACGACGCCCAGCGCGTGGCGGCCGACGGCGCCGGCTACGTGTCGGGCATCGACGCCGACGCGGTCCTCCGGCTGGCGTGCGAGCACGACCTCCTGCTCCGCATCCGGCACCGGCCGGGCGACTTCGTGGCGGACGGCGACACGCTCGTCCTCGCCTGGCCGCCCGATCACGTCACGGATGAGACCCGCGACGCCATCCGGACGGCGTTCGCCTGGGGCGCCAAGCGGACGGCCCGTCAGGACGTCCGCTTCCTGATCGATGAGCTGGTCGAGATCGCGGCGCGGGCGCTCTCGCCGGGCGTGAACGACCCGTTCACGGCCATCGCCTGCCTCGACTGGCTCGGCGCCGCGCTCAAGGACCTCGCCGGCCGCGACTTCCCCCGCCCCGAGCGCTACGACGACGACGGCGCCCTCCGCGTCGTCGCGCACCCGACGACGTTCGAGCAGTTCGTCGGGGGCGTCTTCGGGCAGCTCCGGCCGTACCTCGCGTCCGACCGGAACGCCGCGCTCCACGCGCTCAAGACGATCGGCGAGGTCGCCGGTCGCGTGGCGGACGAGCGTCAGCGGGTCGCGCTGCGCCACGAGGCCGACGCGATCCTCGACGGCGCCGACGCCACCCTCGCGCTGGAGGCCGACCGGCTGTCGGTCCGCCAGCGCCACACCGAGGTCACGCGGCTCCTCTCGGGTCGGGTCGGTTTCGAGGCCATGACCGCGCGGACCGACTGGATCGGAGGCACGGCCTGA
- a CDS encoding DNA-3-methyladenine glycosylase translates to MSPLPLSFFARPTLQVARDLLGALLVYESPDDGRLVGRIVETEGYRADDPAMHGWKATFGDDGRVQPVGRAADLFAAPGTAYVYKIYYTHWLLNVVTEPEGEAGAVLIRAVEPVEGEAAMTANRPASVRRRRDLTNGPGKLTQAFGINEPPEATESRLHGTDLTSPPLFFAEGEAVPDARVETTSRIGISRGIDLDYRFVVIDSPFVSPGEPSALRRARKTHRR, encoded by the coding sequence GTGTCGCCGCTCCCACTCTCGTTCTTCGCCCGCCCGACGCTCCAGGTCGCCCGCGACCTCCTCGGTGCGCTCCTCGTCTACGAGTCGCCAGACGACGGCCGGTTGGTCGGGCGGATCGTCGAGACCGAGGGCTACCGAGCCGACGACCCCGCGATGCACGGGTGGAAGGCCACGTTCGGCGACGACGGCCGCGTCCAGCCCGTCGGTCGCGCGGCGGATCTGTTCGCGGCGCCGGGCACGGCGTACGTCTACAAGATCTACTACACGCACTGGCTCTTGAACGTCGTGACCGAGCCCGAGGGCGAGGCCGGCGCCGTGCTGATCCGGGCCGTCGAGCCGGTCGAGGGCGAGGCGGCCATGACCGCCAACCGCCCCGCCTCGGTGCGCCGGCGGCGGGACCTGACGAACGGGCCGGGCAAGCTGACGCAGGCGTTCGGCATCAACGAGCCGCCGGAGGCGACCGAGAGCCGGCTCCACGGGACCGACCTCACCTCGCCGCCGCTGTTCTTCGCAGAAGGGGAGGCCGTCCCTGACGCTCGCGTCGAGACCACGAGTCGGATCGGCATCTCGCGCGGGATCGACCTCGACTACCGGTTCGTCGTGATCGATAGTCCGTTCGTGTCGCCGGGCGAGCCGAGCGCCCTCCGCCGAGCCCGCAAGACGCACCGGCGCTAG
- a CDS encoding DUF4097 family beta strand repeat-containing protein, with amino-acid sequence MSRPRAQRALLTLFGLLLVAVAATSIRPAVRSSGPIEHRVAHVDERKVEVAVRSVSSRDVLFDESFRVREGGELTVDLGSESVTVRTVRGDRARVIVEGDGRDAEVEFERRRFSARADGADLVVRTDPPRRRWSMTRTDARFRVTVEIPRRYSADIDLGSGSVDVASLMGDLRVDVGSGSVRVEDVEGDEISLDTGSGSVRAQTLRGDVRIDTGSGSVSVDRVYGPLSVDTGSGSVSVGEVDGETHIDTGSGGVSMTLRSAAASRVSTGSGSVELRLPRGAGFDVDLDGGSVRIDEALGFSGHRERDEARGRLGRGGPMLSVGTGSGTIRLVTG; translated from the coding sequence ATGTCCCGTCCCCGCGCCCAGCGAGCCCTCCTGACTCTTTTCGGGCTCCTCCTCGTCGCCGTCGCGGCCACATCCATCCGGCCCGCCGTCCGCAGCTCGGGCCCCATCGAGCACCGCGTCGCGCACGTCGACGAGCGGAAGGTCGAGGTCGCCGTCCGGTCCGTCTCATCGCGCGACGTCCTCTTCGACGAGTCCTTCCGCGTCCGCGAGGGTGGCGAGCTGACGGTCGACCTGGGGAGCGAGAGCGTGACCGTCCGGACCGTCCGCGGCGACCGGGCGCGCGTCATCGTCGAGGGCGACGGCCGCGACGCCGAGGTGGAGTTCGAGCGCCGCCGGTTCTCGGCCCGCGCCGACGGCGCCGACCTCGTCGTCCGGACCGACCCGCCCCGCCGGCGCTGGTCGATGACCCGGACCGACGCCCGGTTCCGGGTCACGGTCGAGATCCCACGCCGGTACTCGGCCGACATCGACCTCGGCTCCGGCAGCGTCGACGTGGCGTCCCTCATGGGCGACCTCCGCGTCGACGTCGGGAGCGGCTCGGTCCGCGTCGAGGACGTCGAGGGCGACGAGATCTCCCTCGACACGGGGTCCGGCAGCGTCCGCGCCCAGACGCTCCGCGGCGATGTCCGCATCGACACCGGCTCCGGGAGCGTCTCCGTCGACCGCGTTTACGGCCCCCTCTCCGTCGACACGGGCTCCGGCAGCGTCTCCGTCGGTGAGGTCGACGGCGAGACCCACATCGACACGGGCTCGGGCGGCGTCTCGATGACGCTCCGGTCGGCCGCGGCGTCGCGCGTCAGCACCGGCAGCGGCTCGGTCGAGCTCCGCCTCCCGCGCGGCGCCGGCTTCGACGTCGACCTCGACGGCGGCTCGGTCCGCATCGACGAGGCCCTCGGGTTCTCGGGCCACCGCGAGCGCGACGAGGCCCGCGGCCGGCTCGGGCGCGGCGGCCCGATGCTCTCCGTCGGCACCGGCAGCGGGACGATCCGCCTTGTGACCGGCTAG
- a CDS encoding thioredoxin domain-containing protein, protein MNRLADANSPYLLQHAGNPVDWWPWSDAAFEEARRRDVPVFLSIGYATCHWCHVMEHESFEDPETARALNDAFVCIKVDREERPDVDGVYMAAVLAATGRGGWPLTALLTPDTREPFWVGTYLPRESRGGRIGVRELAENVSEHWRQNADGVRRSAQELAGIVRQMAEPEGGDALGEAEIEAATRALLRRADPEHGGFGAAPKFPTPHHALFLIRRAAITGDAALARVAVAALRAVRRGGAYDQVGGGLHRYSTDREWLLPHFEKMLYDQALYVIACTETAHATGADDLREAAEATLGYVLRDLRQPGGAFASAEDADSLNAAGEREEGAFYVWTMAELEASLGPDDARLAADVWGADAGGNYLDEATHQPTGANVLHLYERRLGAADPLAAPAHRLKLEPDVLRERLDGIRVRLLDARSERPRPLLDDKVLADWNGLAIAALAVAARTFGRTDYADAATEAARFVLREMRSDAGDLLHRWRNGEAGIPGLLDDYAFFVWGLIELYQTTFDPAYFGAALDLHDRMRDRFEAPDGGYFLSPADALDLLVRQRALDDGALPAGNSVAILNGLRLARLTGRDELEAAAHRGLQAPDVVREHPDGFTHLLTAALFAEGPTQEVVVADGKGMHETAAMLRAVREVYAPHAVFVLRAPGQGPAPITDLVPFAEAQTAVDGRATAYVCENHVCQAPITDAEGARQSLADAVGAGERGDRGA, encoded by the coding sequence ATGAACCGGCTCGCCGACGCCAACTCCCCCTACCTCCTCCAGCACGCTGGCAACCCCGTCGACTGGTGGCCGTGGTCGGACGCGGCCTTCGAGGAGGCTCGCCGCCGCGACGTGCCGGTGTTCCTGTCGATCGGCTACGCGACGTGCCACTGGTGCCACGTGATGGAGCACGAGTCGTTCGAGGACCCCGAGACGGCGCGGGCGCTCAACGACGCGTTCGTCTGCATCAAGGTGGACCGGGAGGAGCGGCCGGACGTCGACGGCGTCTACATGGCGGCGGTGCTCGCCGCGACGGGCCGCGGCGGCTGGCCGCTCACGGCGCTCCTCACGCCGGACACGCGCGAGCCGTTCTGGGTGGGGACGTACCTCCCGCGCGAGAGCCGAGGCGGGCGGATCGGCGTCCGCGAGCTCGCCGAGAATGTGTCAGAGCACTGGCGCCAGAACGCCGACGGCGTCCGCCGGTCCGCCCAGGAGCTGGCGGGCATCGTGCGGCAGATGGCGGAGCCCGAAGGGGGCGACGCGCTCGGCGAGGCCGAGATCGAGGCCGCCACGCGTGCGCTCCTCCGCCGGGCCGACCCCGAGCACGGCGGCTTCGGCGCCGCGCCCAAGTTTCCGACGCCGCACCACGCGCTGTTTCTTATCCGTCGGGCTGCGATCACCGGCGACGCCGCGCTCGCCCGTGTCGCCGTCGCCGCGCTCCGGGCGGTCCGCCGCGGCGGCGCCTACGACCAGGTCGGCGGCGGGCTCCACCGCTACTCGACCGACCGGGAGTGGCTGCTCCCGCACTTCGAGAAGATGCTCTACGACCAGGCGCTCTACGTCATCGCCTGCACCGAAACCGCCCACGCCACGGGCGCCGACGACCTCCGTGAGGCCGCCGAGGCGACGCTCGGCTACGTCCTCCGCGACCTCCGCCAGCCCGGCGGCGCCTTCGCCTCGGCCGAGGACGCCGACTCGCTCAATGCCGCCGGCGAGCGCGAGGAGGGCGCCTTCTACGTCTGGACGATGGCGGAGCTGGAAGCCTCACTCGGGCCGGACGATGCCCGCCTCGCGGCCGACGTCTGGGGCGCCGACGCGGGTGGCAACTACCTCGACGAGGCGACCCACCAGCCGACCGGCGCCAACGTCCTCCACCTGTACGAGCGCCGCCTCGGCGCGGCGGACCCGCTGGCGGCGCCCGCCCACCGCCTCAAGCTCGAGCCCGATGTCCTCCGCGAGCGGCTCGACGGCATCCGTGTCCGACTCCTCGACGCCCGCAGCGAGCGCCCCCGGCCGCTCCTCGACGACAAGGTCCTCGCCGACTGGAACGGCCTTGCGATTGCCGCGCTCGCCGTCGCGGCCCGGACGTTCGGGCGGACCGACTACGCCGACGCCGCCACCGAGGCGGCCCGGTTCGTCCTCCGCGAGATGCGGTCGGACGCCGGCGACCTCCTCCACCGCTGGCGGAACGGCGAGGCCGGCATCCCGGGCCTCCTCGACGACTACGCCTTCTTCGTCTGGGGGCTGATCGAGCTCTACCAGACGACGTTCGACCCCGCCTACTTCGGCGCCGCGCTCGACCTCCACGACCGGATGCGCGACCGCTTCGAGGCGCCCGACGGCGGCTACTTCCTCTCTCCGGCCGACGCACTCGACCTCCTCGTCCGCCAGCGGGCGCTCGACGACGGCGCGCTCCCGGCCGGCAACAGCGTCGCGATCCTCAACGGACTCCGGCTGGCGCGGCTCACGGGTCGGGACGAGCTCGAGGCCGCGGCTCACCGCGGGCTCCAGGCGCCCGACGTCGTCCGCGAGCACCCGGACGGGTTCACGCACCTTCTGACGGCCGCGCTGTTCGCCGAGGGGCCGACGCAGGAGGTCGTCGTCGCCGACGGGAAGGGCATGCACGAGACGGCCGCGATGCTGAGGGCCGTCCGCGAGGTCTACGCGCCGCACGCCGTGTTCGTCCTCCGCGCGCCCGGCCAGGGGCCGGCGCCGATCACGGACCTCGTCCCGTTCGCGGAAGCGCAGACGGCCGTCGACGGCCGCGCGACGGCCTACGTCTGCGAGAACCACGTCTGCCAGGCGCCGATCACGGACGCCGAGGGCGCCCGCCAGTCGCTGGCGGACGCCGTCGGGGCGGGAGAGAGAGGGGACCGTGGGGCCTAG